CAGCGGCGGCGGCGATCCTGATCTGGCGCGCAGTCACTTATTACTTCTATCTGCTCGCCGGGGGGCCGGTGTTCGTCTGCCTGCTGGCGCGCCCGTTGCTGGAGCGCTGGCGGCGTCAGGCGGGTTGAGTTGCTCCCAGAGCTCGGCGGCACCTTCGAACTCGGTACCGTCTTCGTCGCTCAACGCCTCGGGATCGTAGCGCGCCAGGCAGCCTTCACCGAGTGTCGGCGGAGGCTGGGCGCCAGCCTTGTCACGCGGATCGGCCATCTGGGCGGGCTCCGGTCAGTCGAAGACCACGGTCTTGTTGCCGTGAACCAGCACGCGGTCTTCCAGGTGGTAGCGCAAACCGCGCGCCAGCACCATTTTCTCCACATCACGACCGAAGCGAACCATATCCTCGATGCTGTCGGCATGGTTCACACGCACCACGTCCTGCTCGATGATGGGACCTGCGTCCAGCTCTTCGGTGACATAGTGGCAAGTGGCACCGATCAGCTTCACACCGCGCAGTGCAGCCTGGTGGTAGGGCTTGGCGCCGACGAACGATGGCAGGAAGCTGTGGTGGATGTTGATCACACGCCCCGCGTAGTCCTGGCACAACTGTGGCGGCAGGATCTGCATGTAGCGCGCCAGCACCACCACATCAGCACCATGCTCGGCAACCAGGCGCGAAACTTCGGCGAAGGCCGCGGCCTTGTCCTTGGGATCGACCGGCACGTGGAAAAACGGAATACCGTGCCACTCGACCATGCTGCGCAGGTCGTTGTGGTTGGAGATCACGCACGGGATATCGCAGTCCAGCTCATCGGTGTGCCAGCGGTGCAGCAGGTCGGCCAGGCAGTGCGACTCGCGACTGGCCATCAGCACCACGCGCTTCTTCTGCGCCGAATCGGTGATATTCCAGCTCATCGAGAACTCTTCGGCGATCGGCGCAAAGGCCTCGCGGAAGGCCTCGATACCGAATGGCAGCGATTCGGCGCGGATTTCATGGCGCATGAAGAACCACCCGCTCTGCTCGTCGGAATGGTGGCTGGCTTCGTTGATCCAGCCGTTGTACAAGGCCAGGAAGTTACTGACTTTTGCCACGATGCCGACACGGTCGGGGCAGGCAATCGTCAGACGATAGGTGCGCATGGATCAGACTCCGGAAAACTTCGCAAAGGCGCACATTCTAGCCATCTGCCGTGAAAAAGGCAGTAACCATTGGCCTGTGTGGCGGCTCAATGCCGACCAGGCCCCTCCGCGGGCTGGCGCATGAGGTGAGAAGATACGCATAACGCAATATGTAAATTTTTCTTTACCGACGCATTCTTATTGTTGCGTCACAATGATTCGACATTTGACACCCTTATTAATTGTTTACTTGCGGGTATCGCCTGTCTATTATTGGCCCACTGTCTCTCTGTACATTCACCAAGGAACACTCCATGTCCCTGATCAACGAATACCGCGCCACCGAAGAAGCTATCAAGGAACTTCAAGCTCGCCTCGCCAACCTGTCGCAAGATGACAAGCTGAAGAAAGAGCTGGAATTCGAAGGCAAACTGCGCGCACTGATGGGCGAATACTCCAAGTCGCTGCGTGACGTGATTGCCCTGCTCGACCCGGAATCCAAACTGAGCAAGGCCCCGCGTGGCGCTGCCAAGACCACCAGCACCAAACGTGCTCGCAAGGTCAAGCAATACAAAAACCCGCACAACGGTGAAGTGATTGAAACCAAAGGCGGCAACCACAAGACCCTGAAAGAATGGAAAGCCAAGTGGGGTGGTGACGTGGTTGAAAGCTGGGCAACCCTGCTGGACTGATCCAGACAATTGCGTATGGCTTCAACAAAAACGCCGGCTCATCGCCGGCGTTTTTATTTATTCTGCCAACCCATAATGCATTCGCAGTTTCCCGGCATGCGCCAGCCAGGCCTCCAGCACCTGCCGCCCGGCATCGTCCGCATTGGCCAGACTCGCCTGCGCCGCCTGCTCGAAATCGCCCAGGGTGTTGGGCGCGCCCAGCTGCGGATCGCTAAGGCGCTGCTGGCAAAAGCGATGCCAGCGTTGTTGCTCCTGTTCGTTCAGCGTGTCGATAAAGTTGCGCGCTCGATAACGGAACAATAGCTCGGGCATGCGCGCATCATCGAACATCCAGTGCCCCTGCCCCAACTGTCGCGGCTCGCTCAAACGAACTTGCTCGCACAGGCGACGATCACGATCCCCGAGAAA
The Pseudomonas putida genome window above contains:
- the purU gene encoding formyltetrahydrofolate deformylase encodes the protein MRTYRLTIACPDRVGIVAKVSNFLALYNGWINEASHHSDEQSGWFFMRHEIRAESLPFGIEAFREAFAPIAEEFSMSWNITDSAQKKRVVLMASRESHCLADLLHRWHTDELDCDIPCVISNHNDLRSMVEWHGIPFFHVPVDPKDKAAAFAEVSRLVAEHGADVVVLARYMQILPPQLCQDYAGRVINIHHSFLPSFVGAKPYHQAALRGVKLIGATCHYVTEELDAGPIIEQDVVRVNHADSIEDMVRFGRDVEKMVLARGLRYHLEDRVLVHGNKTVVFD
- the mvaT gene encoding histone-like nucleoid-structuring protein MvaT, with the protein product MSLINEYRATEEAIKELQARLANLSQDDKLKKELEFEGKLRALMGEYSKSLRDVIALLDPESKLSKAPRGAAKTTSTKRARKVKQYKNPHNGEVIETKGGNHKTLKEWKAKWGGDVVESWATLLD